A window from Citrus sinensis cultivar Valencia sweet orange chromosome 5, DVS_A1.0, whole genome shotgun sequence encodes these proteins:
- the LOC102608409 gene encoding type IV inositol polyphosphate 5-phosphatase 3 isoform X3 codes for MLFTPDWSVVTTKLLEVYRAQNGGLEPTSTMKTQRSKHHQPELFWPRVVMRKWLNISTKDSDFSADTDEDDIDGDSDTEEFAQSQFRVPKEEEAQYDPNGTSETFPRIRRRKSETFRAQYINTKEVRICVGTWNVGGKLPPDDLDIDDWIDMNEPADIYVLGLQEIVPLTAGNIFGAEDSRPVSKWENIIRGTLNRIRHTTGRVKSLSDPPSPSKFKPSEDIPDIEEEITHESDSDVGEEVYPLDDENNGFDEVNDKPVNMFMNYEVSACADSAKPDMPAENNLQRHFSSPKRFDRLYCLRMEESKGNVEAPAVQYNGRLTKMLSGSERIGLSWPEPPLNLMTQKVLERPNSLKTVKSFKTSNSFRRYSSFKPAVDDMSSELALLAEIDIETLMKRKRRSSYVRMVSKQMVGIFLTIWVRRSLRRHIQNVRVSTVGVGVMGFIGNKGSVSVSMSIHQTLFCFVCTHLTSGEKDGDELKRNADVHEIHRRTHFRSHSEIGFPKSICDHERIIWLGDLNYRINLPYEKTRELISKKQWSKLAESDQLLRELRKGRAFDGWSEGTLIFAPTYKYELNSEKYYGEDPKVGRRNPSWCDRILSYGKGMRLLNYRRNEIKMSDHRPVTATYMAEVEVFSPRKLQRALTLTDAEIENEDVVAEMGINAGIGCFRLEQDI; via the exons ATGTTATTTACGCCTGACTGGTCGGTGGtcacaacaaaattattagaagTCTACCGCGCACAAAACGGTGGCTTAGAGCCAACAAGCA CTATGAAAACACAGCGCTCAAAGCACCACCAGCCAGAG CTCTTTTGGCCTCGAGTTGTCATGCGCAAGTGGCTCAACATCAGCACCAAAGACTCTGATTTCAGTGCTGACACTGATGAAGATGACATCGATGGTGATTCTGACACTGAAG AATTTGCTCAATCACAGTTCAGAGTTCCGAAAGAGGAGGAAGCTCAGTATGATCCTAATG GGACTTCAGAAACATTTCCAAGAATAAGACGGCGGAAATCAGAAACTTTTAGGGCACAGTATATAAATACAAAGGAAGTCAG AATATGCGTTGGTACATGGAATGTTGGAGGGAAACTTCCACCTGATGACCTAGATATTGATGATTGGATAGATATGAATGAGCCTGCTGACATCTATGTGCTTGG TCTTCAGGAGATTGTACCATTAACCGCTGGGAATATCTTTGGTGCTGAAGATAGCCGTCCTGTTTCAAAGTGGGAAAATATTATTCGTGGCACCCTAAACAGAATTCGGCATACCACCGGCAGGGTTAAATCTCTTAGTGATCCCCCATCTCCATCCAAGTTTAAGCCATCCGAGGATATTCCAGATATAGAAGAGGAGATAACCCATGAAAGTGATAGTGATGTAGGTGAGGAAGTTTATCCGCTGGATGATGAAAATAACGGTTTCGATGAAGTCAATGATAAACCAGTCAATATGTTCATGAATTATGAAGTTTCAGCCTGTGCTGATAGTGCCAAACCAGACATGCCAgcagaaaataatttacaaaggCATTTTTCTTCTCCAAAGAGGTTTGATAGGTTATATTGCCTCCGAATGGAAGAGAGTAAGGGAAATGTTGAAGCACCAGCTGTGCAATACAATGGCCGATTAACTAAAATGCTTAGTGGGTCAGAAAGGATTGGTTTGAGCTGGCCAGAGCCTCCATTAAACTTGATGActcagaaagttttggagaGACCAAATTCCTTGAAGACAgttaaatctttcaaaacatccaatTCTTTTAGGAGATATAGTTCTTTCAAGCCAGCTGTCGATGATATGTCATCAGAGCTTGCATTGCTTGCAGAAATTGACATTGAAACTCTCATGAAACGCAAAAGAAGGTCATCATATGTAAGGATGGTAAGTAAGCAAATGGTTGGTATTTTCCTTACAATATGGGTTCGGAGAAGCTTACGCAGGCATATTCAGAATGTGAGGGTGTCTACTGTTGGTGTTGGTGTGATGGGCTTCATTGGTAACAAG GGATCTGTTTCAGTTAGCATGTCAATTCATCAGAcactattttgttttgtttgtacTCATCTAACATCGGGTGAAAAAGATGGAGATGAACTCAAAAGAAATGCCGATGTGCATGAAATACATCGAAGAACTCACTTTCGTTCGCACTCAGAAATCGGATTTCCCAAAAGCATCTGTGATCATGA ACGAATAATTTGGCTGGGTGATCTGAATTACCGGATCAACTTGCCGTACGAGAAAACAAGGGAACTTATCTCCAAAAAGCAATGGTCTAAGTTGGCTGAAAGTGACCAG CTTCTACGAGAACTGAGGAAAGGTCGTGCATTTGATGGATGGTCTGAGGGTACTTTGATTTTTGCACCAAcatataaatatgaattaaattcaGAAAAGTACTACGGAGAGGATCCAAAGGTTGGGAGGCGCAACCCTTCTTG gtGTGACCGCATTCTTTCATATGGTAAAGGAATGAGGCTACTGAACTACAGAaggaatgaaattaaaatgtctGACCATCGACCTGTGACTGCCACATATATGGCGGAGGTTGAGGTATTTTCTCCTAGGAAATTACAGCGAGCTCTCACATTGACGGATgcagaaattgaaaatgaggATGTTGTAGCAGAGATGGGTATTAATGCTGGAATTGGCTGCTTTAGATTGGAGCAG GATATCTAG
- the LOC102608409 gene encoding type IV inositol polyphosphate 5-phosphatase 3 isoform X5 — protein MKTQRSKHHQPERTWAEICSCLGCLQLFWPRVVMRKWLNISTKDSDFSADTDEDDIDGDSDTEEFAQSQFRVPKEEEAQYDPNGTSETFPRIRRRKSETFRAQYINTKEVRICVGTWNVGGKLPPDDLDIDDWIDMNEPADIYVLGLQEIVPLTAGNIFGAEDSRPVSKWENIIRGTLNRIRHTTGRVKSLSDPPSPSKFKPSEDIPDIEEEITHESDSDVGEEVYPLDDENNGFDEVNDKPVNMFMNYEVSACADSAKPDMPAENNLQRHFSSPKRFDRLYCLRMEESKGNVEAPAVQYNGRLTKMLSGSERIGLSWPEPPLNLMTQKVLERPNSLKTVKSFKTSNSFRRYSSFKPAVDDMSSELALLAEIDIETLMKRKRRSSYVRMVSKQMVGIFLTIWVRRSLRRHIQNVRVSTVGVGVMGFIGNKGSVSVSMSIHQTLFCFVCTHLTSGEKDGDELKRNADVHEIHRRTHFRSHSEIGFPKSICDHERIIWLGDLNYRINLPYEKTRELISKKQWSKLAESDQLLRELRKGRAFDGWSEGTLIFAPTYKYELNSEKYYGEDPKVGRRNPSWCDRILSYGKGMRLLNYRRNEIKMSDHRPVTATYMAEVEVFSPRKLQRALTLTDAEIENEDVVAEMGINAGIGCFRLEQDI, from the exons ATGAAAACACAGCGCTCAAAGCACCACCAGCCAGAG AGAACTTGGGCTGAAATCTGTTCTTGTTTGGGCTGCCTACAGCTCTTTTGGCCTCGAGTTGTCATGCGCAAGTGGCTCAACATCAGCACCAAAGACTCTGATTTCAGTGCTGACACTGATGAAGATGACATCGATGGTGATTCTGACACTGAAG AATTTGCTCAATCACAGTTCAGAGTTCCGAAAGAGGAGGAAGCTCAGTATGATCCTAATG GGACTTCAGAAACATTTCCAAGAATAAGACGGCGGAAATCAGAAACTTTTAGGGCACAGTATATAAATACAAAGGAAGTCAG AATATGCGTTGGTACATGGAATGTTGGAGGGAAACTTCCACCTGATGACCTAGATATTGATGATTGGATAGATATGAATGAGCCTGCTGACATCTATGTGCTTGG TCTTCAGGAGATTGTACCATTAACCGCTGGGAATATCTTTGGTGCTGAAGATAGCCGTCCTGTTTCAAAGTGGGAAAATATTATTCGTGGCACCCTAAACAGAATTCGGCATACCACCGGCAGGGTTAAATCTCTTAGTGATCCCCCATCTCCATCCAAGTTTAAGCCATCCGAGGATATTCCAGATATAGAAGAGGAGATAACCCATGAAAGTGATAGTGATGTAGGTGAGGAAGTTTATCCGCTGGATGATGAAAATAACGGTTTCGATGAAGTCAATGATAAACCAGTCAATATGTTCATGAATTATGAAGTTTCAGCCTGTGCTGATAGTGCCAAACCAGACATGCCAgcagaaaataatttacaaaggCATTTTTCTTCTCCAAAGAGGTTTGATAGGTTATATTGCCTCCGAATGGAAGAGAGTAAGGGAAATGTTGAAGCACCAGCTGTGCAATACAATGGCCGATTAACTAAAATGCTTAGTGGGTCAGAAAGGATTGGTTTGAGCTGGCCAGAGCCTCCATTAAACTTGATGActcagaaagttttggagaGACCAAATTCCTTGAAGACAgttaaatctttcaaaacatccaatTCTTTTAGGAGATATAGTTCTTTCAAGCCAGCTGTCGATGATATGTCATCAGAGCTTGCATTGCTTGCAGAAATTGACATTGAAACTCTCATGAAACGCAAAAGAAGGTCATCATATGTAAGGATGGTAAGTAAGCAAATGGTTGGTATTTTCCTTACAATATGGGTTCGGAGAAGCTTACGCAGGCATATTCAGAATGTGAGGGTGTCTACTGTTGGTGTTGGTGTGATGGGCTTCATTGGTAACAAG GGATCTGTTTCAGTTAGCATGTCAATTCATCAGAcactattttgttttgtttgtacTCATCTAACATCGGGTGAAAAAGATGGAGATGAACTCAAAAGAAATGCCGATGTGCATGAAATACATCGAAGAACTCACTTTCGTTCGCACTCAGAAATCGGATTTCCCAAAAGCATCTGTGATCATGA ACGAATAATTTGGCTGGGTGATCTGAATTACCGGATCAACTTGCCGTACGAGAAAACAAGGGAACTTATCTCCAAAAAGCAATGGTCTAAGTTGGCTGAAAGTGACCAG CTTCTACGAGAACTGAGGAAAGGTCGTGCATTTGATGGATGGTCTGAGGGTACTTTGATTTTTGCACCAAcatataaatatgaattaaattcaGAAAAGTACTACGGAGAGGATCCAAAGGTTGGGAGGCGCAACCCTTCTTG gtGTGACCGCATTCTTTCATATGGTAAAGGAATGAGGCTACTGAACTACAGAaggaatgaaattaaaatgtctGACCATCGACCTGTGACTGCCACATATATGGCGGAGGTTGAGGTATTTTCTCCTAGGAAATTACAGCGAGCTCTCACATTGACGGATgcagaaattgaaaatgaggATGTTGTAGCAGAGATGGGTATTAATGCTGGAATTGGCTGCTTTAGATTGGAGCAG GATATCTAG